Genomic segment of Prosthecobacter sp.:
ACTTCGGGGAGCCGGCTAGCGGGCTTTGATCCGGAGGTGTCCGAACGGGGAAACCCAATATGGAAAACCCATATTACTCGGCGAAAGCCGGGAGCGTACCTGGGGAAGTGAAACATCTCAGTACCCAGAGGAAGATAAATAGAATAGATTCCGTGAGTAGCGGCGAGCGAAAGCGGAACAGCCTAAACCGGAAGTTTACTTCCGGGGTTCGGGGCCCGATGTGGTAGTTGAACAGTTAGGTGAAGCGAATGGAAAATCGCTCCAAAGAGGGTGAGAGGCCCGTAACCGAAAACTCGACAACGCCTAGGGATTCCCAGAGTAATACGATCCACGTGGCATTTCGTATGAATATGTGCCGACCACGGCATAAGGCTAAATACTCGCTAGTGACCGACAGTGAACAAGTACCGCGAGGGAAAGGTGAAAAGAACCGCCGTGAGCGGAGTGAAATAGTACCTGAAACCACATACCTACAAGGTGTCAGAGCCGGCTTGTCCGGTGATGGCGTGCCTTTTGCAAAATGAGTCTGCGAGTCAGTCTGTGTGGCAAGCCTAAGTCCTTCTGGGACGGAGGCGGAGCGAAAGCGAGTCCGAACAGGGCGATAAGTCGCACGGGCTGAACCCGAAGCGGAGGCGATCTACCCATGGCCAGGTTGAAGCGTTGGTAATACGACGTGGAGGACCGAACTGGTGAACCTTGAGACGTTCTCGGATGAGCTGTGGGTAGGAGTGAAAGGCTAATCAAGCCCCGTAATAGCTGGTTCTCCCCGAAATGTATTTAGGTGCAGCGTCATGCGCTGATCGAGGGGGGTAGAGCACTGAATGAGCTAGGGGGCACACCCGCCTACCAAACTCAATCAAACTCCGAATACCCTCGAATGTAGCATGGCAGTAAGACAGTGGGGGATAAGCTTCATTGTCGAAAGGGAAACAGCCCAGCCCTGCAGCTAAGGTGCCAAAATACCGCTCAGTGGAAAGGAAGTGAGATTTCATTGACAGTGAGGATGTTGGCTTAGAAGCAGCCACCATTTAAACAGTGCGTAATAGCTGACTCATCGAGAGATCTCGCGCCGAAAATGATTGGCGATAAGCGGTATACCGAAGCTCTGGATTGTACCGGCTACGGCCGGTGCAGTGGTAGGGGAGCGTTCTGAACACGTCGAAGCACGAAGGTGACTGACTGTGGAGCGTTCAGAAGTGAGGATGCAGACATAAGTAACGTTAAGGGCGGTGAAATCCCGCCCCGCCGTAAACCCAAGGTTTCCTGGGCAACGATATTCGTCCCAGGGTTAGTCGGGAGCTAAGTCAAGGCCGTATGGCGTCGGCGATGCACATTGGGTTAATATTCCCAAACCGGCTATGGTTAAACCACACGTGCGTGGAAATTGAGAAAGCATGCCGGCTGAAAGTGGCAGAAGGAGGCGGGGCAACCCAAATCCGGTCTTTTGATCCGACCACCGAGAAAAGCGTTGTGGCCCTTTCCATGGCCGCCCGTACCGCAAACCGACACAGGTGGGTGGGTAGAATATACCAAGGCGAAAGAGTGAAACCTCGTTAAGGAACTCTGCAATCTAGTCCCGTAACTTCGGAAGAAGGGATGCCCTCCTCGGAGGGTCGCAGTGAAAGGGGACAACCGACTGTTTATCAAAAACACAGCATTGTGCCAAGACGAAAGTCCAAGTATACGATGTGACACGTGACCAATGCGGAAAGATTAAGGCAAGGGGTTAGCCGCAAGGCGAAGCTCTGAACCTAAGTCCCCGTGAATGTCGGCCGTAACTATAACGGTCCTAAGGTAGCGAAATTCCTTGTCGGGTAAGTTCCGACCTGCACGAATCGTGTAACGAGTTGTCCGCTGTCTCAACGAGGGGCTCAGTGAAATTGTATTAGCAGTGAAGATGCTGCTTACCCGCAGAAGGACGGAAAGACCCTATGCACCTTAACTGTAAGCTGTCACTGGTCGTTTGGTTTCCATGCTTAGCGTAAGTGGAAGACTTTGAAGCGGTACTTTCGGGTATCGCAGAGTCGTCAATGAAACACCACCCTTGGGTATTGAACGATCTAACCGCAGTCCGTGAATCCGGATGTGGGACCATGTCAGCCGGTCAGTTTTACTGGGGCGGTATCCTCCCAAAGAGTAACGGAGGAGCGCGAAGGTTGGCTCAGCGTGGTTGGCAATCACGTGTTGAGTGCATTGGCATAAGCCAGCCTAACTGTGAGACCTACAAGTCGAACAGATGCGAAAGCAGGCCAAAGTGATCCGGTGGTTTAATGTGGAATTGCCATCGCTTAACGGACAAAAGGTACGCTAGGGATAACAGGCTGATTTCATCCAAGAGTTCATATCGACGATGAAGTTTGGCACCTCGATGTCGGCTCGTCGCATCCTGGGGCTGGAGAAGGTCCCAAGGGTCCGGCTGTTCGCCGGTTAAAGCGGCACGCGAGCTGGGTTCAGAACGTCGCGAGACAGTTCGGTCCTCTATCCTCTGTGGGCGCAGGAAAGTTGAGGGGTTCAATTCCTAGTACGAGAGGACCGGAATTGACGCACCTCTGGTGTTCCAGTTGTTCTGTCAAGAGCATCGCTGGGCAGCTATGTGCGGAAGGGATAAGCGCTGAAAGCATCTAAGCGCCAAGCCCATCCCAAGATAAGCTTTCCCTGAAGGATCGTGGAAGACTACCACGTTGATAGGCCACGGGTGCAAGCGCAGTAATGCGTTCAGCTTAGTGGTACTAATCATCCGTTTGTCTTACATTGTTCCATCTCAAACTGAAGCCTGGTTCTAAGGCTCAATTTGAATTCTATTCTTCCTATATGCAGTTGTCAGGGAACGTTTCCTGAAAGTGTCGTCAGACCTCGGTTCACACATCTAATACATGCTCGTGAGCCGCAGTCTGGTGACCATGGCACAGTGGTACCACCCGTTCCCATTCCGAACACGGAAGTGAAACGCTGTTGCGCCGATGATAGTATGGCGAAAGGCTATGCGAAAGTAGGACGTTGCCAGATTAAACATCACCCCGCATCTCGCAAGAGATGCGGGGTTTTTTGTGCTCACGGAAAACAGCACGGTCCTCAAAGTCACCCCAGAATTTTGGCTCAAAGGCTCATCAGAGCGCCATTCAGACGCGAGAAAGTCGCTGTTCGCTTAGTTCCGTTCCAGAGACAGCACAAAAATCAAGCGTCCGCCTTTCCACGCTGGTCCACCAATGAAAAGCGGACTTCCTGCGCGCAGAACCGCGTCACTCTTGACCAGCACTTGCTGCTCACGCCAGACTTGGAGATGAAGATTGACCCCGCCTTTATCAGCGGGGCCTTTGGAGTCGATCTTCAAGAACAAATCACGAGAAGGAACCACCCAGGATTCATACTCGCGAAAAATATCCTGTTGATGCTGGCCCAGTATCTCGAAATGCTTGAATGGAAAGACCTTGCCGAGCCGCTCATTGAGTTTGGGCAGATGTGCGGGGGCCTGCTCTCGTGCGCCTGTGAGCTGCGCAGCATCATTGGTGGCAAAAATCAAAGCGCCCCACACACGGCCATCGGTCGCAGCTTTGACTGCTAGATTTGGTTTGGGCGCGGTTGCTTCCTGCGCATCGGTTACCGCGCATAGGAATAGCAGGGAGAGAACTGGCAATAACGGCTTCATCCGCGTGGCGCTTGAGTCCATATCAGCGGATTCCCAGTGGCATCACGTGCAAGCAGGAGCACACGCGCACCCGATGCATCGTAGAATGTGGTCGAGGCCAGTTCCGGATCGATTTCCGTGCGATGAACACTGATACCCGAGACTTTGCGCTCGGCAGGAATGGCATCAAGTCCATCAAGCATCAGAACCGTGGCGTCTGCCGCATCGTCATGAAACGTGTGGGCGTGAACACTGACGTTGGGGGTGTAGGAACTCAGGATAAAACTCTCAGAATGACTGTCACCGGCAGGCTGAAGCAACAGGAAGCTCAAAACAGCCAGCGCTGCCGCACCTGTGGCGAACAACCATGGTTGACGCAGCCAGTTGAACAAAACAGCCAGGCCCACTTTGCCATTCGGTTCGGCTCTCGTGTTTCCCATCTCCAGTTGTGCAATGCGAACCTGAATCTGTGAATTGAAAAAATCCTCGTGGGGAACTTTTAATTCGGCAGGCAGGTGGGCACGGATGCCCGCGCTCAATTCGCGCAGTCCTTTTGCCTCCTTGGCGAGTACAGGATCTTGTTTGAGCCGCTCCTCAAATGAGGTGCGTTCTGCTTCGCTCATCTCGCCATCCAGCCAGCGGATGAGGTCATGGTCTTCAGAGGGTGGTTTCATAAACGTCTTGGAGTTGTTCCTGAAGTTTCTTGCGTGCGTAAAACAGGCGCGACATCACAGTGCCCAGCGAACAAGGAACCGTTGCGGCGATCTCCTCGTAGGCAAGTCCTTCGACTTCGCGCAGCACAATAACCTGTCGGTGCTCCGGTGAAAGCCTGGAGATTGCCGCCTGGATGCGCTGGCCGAGCTCTGCATTTCGTAAAGCTGCATCTGGAGCGGTGTCTCCCTTGGGGGTTGTCTCAGCCCCGGCTGCAGCACGGTGTTCCGTGCGTTCGTCATCGAATTCGCCATCACCCTGGATTTTCTTCTTTCTCAGCCAGTCGTAACTGACGTTGTGGGCAATGCGGTACAGCCAAGTGTAGAAACCGGCATCCAGTTTGAAATTGGGAAGTGCGCGCCATGCCTTAATAAAGGCCTCCTGTGCGAGGTCCCATGCTTCGGTTTCATTCTGGATGAGATGGTAGGTCATGGCATAGATCCTCCCACGATAGCGGGTGACGAGAACGTCAAAGGCTCGTGTGTCGCCCGCTTGGCTGCGTTTGACCAAGTCGATGTCAGGGACTTCGCCAAGGTCAGTCGCGGCTGAGGCAGGCATGGATGTTAGTGGCGGAGGATGGACGGCCTTAGACCGGGGAAAATTCAAATCGAAGGCCGTTTGGATGCAAAAACGTGCCGGACGTTGAATCAGGGGATTTTCAAGCTCTGCCCAGGACGTATCAGATCGCCACTGAGACTGTTGGCGGCTTTGATTTTCGCCACCGTGCTGCCTTTTTTCCGTGCGATGGCAGAGAGAGTGTCACCTTTTGCGACAGTGTATCTGGACCCGGAGGATTTCTTGGCGGCTGATTTCGATGGGGTCGACTTCTTCTTGGCGGAACTACTGGAGGCCGTGGTCTTTTTGGGCGTGGCGGAAGCATTGGAGGGGGTCGACTTCTTCGATCCGCTGAAAGCATAGGGGTCTGCAGGAGGTTCCGGCTGCACCGGAGCGAGAGGAGCTGGCGGCGTCTGATATTTAGGGGCCGCAGCTGACGCGTAGCCACTTTGGCCTGGGTAGGGGTTGTAGTGTCCGTCGTTGCCGTAGTTGGAAGCATAGGGATCACTGCTTCCACCTTGTTTCGTGTTTTCACAGGAAGCCAAGGCGAGAGAAAGAGTCGTCAGCGCGAATAAACGAAATGCAGTCATGATGATGGGGATGTTCAGGCCTGCGAACCTCCATGGAAAGAGACCAATGCATTAATGAGATCGGGCGCTCCCTTTTCAATGCCAATTTTGTCCGCGTTGCCCTCACTTTGCGATCCAGGTAGCCGGGCGAAATAGATCGCTTGCCATCTTCGTTCACGCCTGCCCGGCAAATCTCCCGACACAGACCTTGCCAATTCGCCTGCTCTTCCCTAGCTTTACGGCCCACCACATGAAAATCGGATTCAATCTTCTGCTCTATACCGGCCACGTCACCGAGGCGAACTACCCAGTCATCGAAAAACTCAAGGCCACCGGCTACGATGGCGTGGAAGTCCCGATTTTTGACGTCAGCACCCCGGCGCACTTCAAAGGCATCGGCCAAGTGCTCAAGGACAATGGCTTGGAATGTACCGCCGTCACCGTGCTGCCAGATGAAACGCACAACGCCATCAGCCCCGTCGCCGCGAACCGCCAGGGAGCCATCGATCACCTCAAGCGCGTCATTGAATGCGCTCACAATGCCGGTGTGCAGACCCTTTGCGGCCCGTATTATCAGGTGCTCGGTCAGTTCACGGGTGCGTTCCCTTCGGAAGCCGAACTCGCAGGAGCCGCTGAAGTCCATCGCGCCATCGCCCCTGTTGCCGAGGCCGCAGGCGTGAAATGCGCCATCGAAGCGCTCAACCGCTTCGAGTCCCACCTGCTCAACACCATGGAGCAGGCCGCCGCTTATGTGAAGCGCGTCGATCACCCGAACTTCGGCACGATGTACGACACCTTCCACGCGAACATCGAAGAAAAGAACCCGCTCAAGGCCATCGATACCGTCTTCGCCACCGGCAAGCTCAACCACGTGCATATCTCCGAGAACGATCGCGGCACGCCCGGTCGCGGCCACATCAACATCGTCGAGCAGATCAAGCATCTCAAAAAGATCGGCTATGACGGCTGGATGACCATCGAGGCATTCGGCAGCGCCC
This window contains:
- a CDS encoding sigma-70 family RNA polymerase sigma factor — protein: MPASAATDLGEVPDIDLVKRSQAGDTRAFDVLVTRYRGRIYAMTYHLIQNETEAWDLAQEAFIKAWRALPNFKLDAGFYTWLYRIAHNVSYDWLRKKKIQGDGEFDDERTEHRAAAGAETTPKGDTAPDAALRNAELGQRIQAAISRLSPEHRQVIVLREVEGLAYEEIAATVPCSLGTVMSRLFYARKKLQEQLQDVYETTL
- a CDS encoding LysM peptidoglycan-binding domain-containing protein codes for the protein MTAFRLFALTTLSLALASCENTKQGGSSDPYASNYGNDGHYNPYPGQSGYASAAAPKYQTPPAPLAPVQPEPPADPYAFSGSKKSTPSNASATPKKTTASSSSAKKKSTPSKSAAKKSSGSRYTVAKGDTLSAIARKKGSTVAKIKAANSLSGDLIRPGQSLKIP
- a CDS encoding sugar phosphate isomerase/epimerase family protein, whose product is MKIGFNLLLYTGHVTEANYPVIEKLKATGYDGVEVPIFDVSTPAHFKGIGQVLKDNGLECTAVTVLPDETHNAISPVAANRQGAIDHLKRVIECAHNAGVQTLCGPYYQVLGQFTGAFPSEAELAGAAEVHRAIAPVAEAAGVKCAIEALNRFESHLLNTMEQAAAYVKRVDHPNFGTMYDTFHANIEEKNPLKAIDTVFATGKLNHVHISENDRGTPGRGHINIVEQIKHLKKIGYDGWMTIEAFGSALPDLAAATRVWRDFFPSTEQVYTEGYALIKNALA